The Mycoplasmopsis caviae sequence AAATGCACCATATTGTTTTTCTAATTCAATCTTTCGGGCTACTATTTCATTAAATTTTTCTTTTAATACTTTCTTGCCACATTGAGCAATTAGTTTACTTTTTGAAATTGGTTCATCGTGTTTCAATTGTTCATCTTGAATTAATTCAACTCAATCATCTTGTGGATATTTCTTGTCAATTATTGTCATGCTTGATTTAATTAATGTCATCTTCTATTCTCCTCTTGGATAAAATTCATATTTATATTTAATATAGCACAGAATTAGTTAATTTCGTACAAATTTAAATAATTACAAAGTTAAATAAAAACACGATAAGTTGAATAAAAAATTCGTGTTTTTATTATTTTATTCTTCAACAGGCTTGTAATTTTTGAATTGATCAATTCTTTCATCATTATAGAAACTAGTTCAATTAAGGTATTCAATGCCACCTTCAAGATAACCACCCTTTTTGCCATACGAGTGCTTGAGTGAATCATATTTATGAAAAGTTAATCAATCAATGTAATCGTAATTGAATTCATTGTTAAAACTATCCTTAAATGAAATATTACTTATGAATGAAGCTCAAATTTTATTATATGGTTTATATTCACGCAATATCTTATGATAATTTTTTCCTAATTTTTGTTCATGAAAATCTCAACCTACAAAAAAATTTGATGTAAACAAACCAGATGTTGAAATAATGTGTCCTGTCTTTCACTTAATCGGCATTAAATCAACAAGATTATTATTTAATATACTTTTTGCTACATCAGTTGCTTCAGCATCAGAAATTTTAATTGTATCGATATACACTTCAAAACCATTTTCAGTAGGGTGTAACTTATAACCTTTAAAATATTCGTGAGCCATAACTTCTATTGTTCTTGTTGTTCCAGCTTTTTGTCAATTACCAAGTAGGAAATTACTTGTTGTTGAATATTTAGAATCATTTCCTGAATATTGGTTTGAATTTTGAATTAACATAATATTTGCAAAAACAATTTTAGAAATGGTTTCAACTAACTTATTCATAAGTTGATCGTAAATCGTTTTTGTTACAATTGTGCTTTTTTGTATCAATATGTCCAATATATTATTGGTTGTCTTTTTTTCAAACAATAACAGTTTTAAAAATATATCCAATGTATAATAAAGCTTATCACTCTTAATTTCCTCAATTGTTTTCTGTTCATCCTTACCAAAATTATATGTATTAAAAATATTATTAAATCTTGATTGTATTCACATTTTATCTTCAAAGTCTTGATAATAACCTTGCTCAATATAATCAACCAAACGATCATTATAGTCAACACCATAGAATTGAAACCCAAAGAAAATCTTATCAAGTCCATATTTCTTATAAAGTTCAAGATTCTCTTTTCCATAAGGTTTCAATTTATTTGCGTTTGATTCCTGTTTTAAAGCATCACTCATTGCTTTTGTTTTATTCAAATATTGAGGGTCAGCACTAGATAAAATCTTAACTGTTGTATATTCAAATTTTTTTGCTTCATTGTTTCAATTGTATTTAGGTACATCAAAATTGTACATCTTGTTATATCCAAATTGATTAACAATTATGTTGTAGAAATTTTTTACGAAACTAACAAGTAAATCCTTTTGACCATTAACAAATTTTTCAACATCATCATTATTTGGTAATTCTAATCAATTAATAGTATCCGCTTCCAGTTTCTTATATAAATTATTAACTAATTCATCTATAAACCCTTGTTGCTGGTCAATAAATTGTTTTGCACTTTCTCTTGCATATTGAATATCGAGATGTGAATAATTACTATCAAATTCTGATTGCACCGCTTTTTTATTTACAATGTATTTTTCGTAACCTTTAAACACACCAATTCATGCGTTCATATAATTTTCTTTTTTAACTTTTTCACTTGAACTGATTTTTGATTTAAAATCATTCTTATTATTAACTTCTAGATAATCCTTTTTTGCTTTTAATAATAACGTATTTTTAGATGTTATATTTTTCTCACTAACTATTTCATTTACATTTGAAATTCTTATTAAATTATCCATATTGTTCTTAACAGTATCTAAGAATTTCATGTATTCAGTTTTTAATTTTGAGAGTTCTATAACATTGGTATTGATCTGTTCAATATAATTAAATATATTAGTAAATGATGTTTTAACAATATCAATATTATTGGTATCCCATTTGTCAATTTCTTTTGATGTTATATTGTTGCTATTTGTGTCAATTATTTTCTTATGTTCAATCGATTCTTCTAATTCAAGTAATGGTTTAAAGTCTGTAATTTCAGTTGAAATTTTACATGCTGAAATAAGTCTATCAGCATTTGATACAACTGAGTTTTTAATAATATTGTTATTATTTAGATCAACAGTTATTAATTGTCCAATATTTACTAAACAATCTAATATATCCTTTAAATCTATTTTATTAGAACTGATATTTAATTTATTTATGGATGTCAAAATCTTATCAACTTCAATAAGTTGACTACTTAAGAGTGAATATGTGAAACCAAATTGATTAAAATCAATTAATTGATTTTGTTTTGTAGTATACGAATCTTTGAATGCTAAAAGCCTTGATTTGGCATAGTTGTAATGTATAAGACTTTCGTTTCTTAGTTTATTAATTTTTTCTTTTGTAGTTGCTAATTCAGTTAAGGTTTTAGTTCTGTTCTCAATGGCATTTTCATTTATTTTTCCATCTTGTTCAAAATAATTATTTATTGATTTTTTTATAGTTTCAATCTCAGTTAAATCCAATTTTGTTGTATTTGCTACTTTTTTCAAATTTTCACTGTTTAATATTTGATTGATTTGTTGATCATTCAAAGTATTTTTTATATTTATACTACTTAAAATTGTATCTTTTCAAAGTTTGTTATCTACATTCATTAAATTTAAACCTGCTTCAACCAATGATCCAGTGAGTTTTTTATTGTTTTGAACACCTGGATCAATTTTTGATTTGTCATAATTTTCAATAGCTTTTTTAAGGTTGTTGAATCTTGAAACTTTATTTGAAATTGAATTAATAATTGTATTATTACTGTTCCTTAGTGATTCAAGTTCTTTTGCTTTCTTTTCAACTTCATCAACAATTTTAATAAACAAATCCGATTCTTCTTGTTCTAAAATTTCTTTATTTTTTAATTCAACTTCTGGAATTGTTTTATTAATTAAATCATATGCATTTTTATTTTTGGTTGCTCTAAGATATGATGTATTTCCAAAGTGGTGACCAATGCGATATTTTTTGTGTTCATCCAAAATTTTTTGAATTTCGATACTTAGTTTATTATTCTTGTCAATTTGGTTGTTATATACATTAAGAATATTATTTAGTTGCGACTTGATTTCATCCATTAAATTAAATGAACTAATAGTTTTGTTAATTCTATCTCTTGAATCCCTTAGTTTAAGTGATGAACCATTAAAATTTTTAATTTGGTCTTCTAATCATTTTTTATTATTTCGATAGTTAGTTTTGTCAACAGATAATGCAACAATTGCCCCTAACGAAATAGTTCCTACTATTCCACCCGCAATGCCTGCCGAAATTGAAATAATTTTTTTATCTCTCTTTTTCATTTAAATCCCCCAAAAGCTTAAATATACCAAAGCATTTAATCTATTATTTAATTATATTAAATAATAGTGGTGAGTTACTTTGTCAAGCGGGTTTCACTTGGAACAAGACCCAACAAAAAATAATTATTTTTTTTTTTTTTTTTTTTTTTGTAAAGCACTTTTTTACAGCATTTTTAGTAAAATCATTTTTAAAAAAACAGTAAAAAATTTATTTTACATTTAATAAAAAGCTGTTTAAATTTTTAAATTTAATTTGTGAAATTTATTTCATTTATCTATGCTAACATGAGCAAAGAGCAAATAAAAAATCCAGCATCATATATGAACGACCAGATTTATTCGATTTAAAATTTTGCTGATTTGACAAGAAAATTCAGATAATCAATTTTTCAACTAATTAACTAACTTAATAATAAAACAATTTTTAAGAACTCCCTATTTTAAATATTTAGCAACGTTCTTATATGTTCTCCTGTGCTGTTCACAGACTCCATATTTTTCCATTGCTTCTTCATGTTCTTTTGTACAATAACCTTTATTTTGTTTTCAGTTATATTCCGGATATTGTTCATGCAACTTATTCATAATTCTATCTCTGGTAACTTTTGCAACAATTGATGCAGCAGCAA is a genomic window containing:
- a CDS encoding transcriptional regulator, with the protein product MKKRDKKIISISAGIAGGIVGTISLGAIVALSVDKTNYRNNKKWLEDQIKNFNGSSLKLRDSRDRINKTISSFNLMDEIKSQLNNILNVYNNQIDKNNKLSIEIQKILDEHKKYRIGHHFGNTSYLRATKNKNAYDLINKTIPEVELKNKEILEQEESDLFIKIVDEVEKKAKELESLRNSNNTIINSISNKVSRFNNLKKAIENYDKSKIDPGVQNNKKLTGSLVEAGLNLMNVDNKLWKDTILSSINIKNTLNDQQINQILNSENLKKVANTTKLDLTEIETIKKSINNYFEQDGKINENAIENRTKTLTELATTKEKINKLRNESLIHYNYAKSRLLAFKDSYTTKQNQLIDFNQFGFTYSLLSSQLIEVDKILTSINKLNISSNKIDLKDILDCLVNIGQLITVDLNNNNIIKNSVVSNADRLISACKISTEITDFKPLLELEESIEHKKIIDTNSNNITSKEIDKWDTNNIDIVKTSFTNIFNYIEQINTNVIELSKLKTEYMKFLDTVKNNMDNLIRISNVNEIVSEKNITSKNTLLLKAKKDYLEVNNKNDFKSKISSSEKVKKENYMNAWIGVFKGYEKYIVNKKAVQSEFDSNYSHLDIQYARESAKQFIDQQQGFIDELVNNLYKKLEADTINWLELPNNDDVEKFVNGQKDLLVSFVKNFYNIIVNQFGYNKMYNFDVPKYNWNNEAKKFEYTTVKILSSADPQYLNKTKAMSDALKQESNANKLKPYGKENLELYKKYGLDKIFFGFQFYGVDYNDRLVDYIEQGYYQDFEDKMWIQSRFNNIFNTYNFGKDEQKTIEEIKSDKLYYTLDIFLKLLLFEKKTTNNILDILIQKSTIVTKTIYDQLMNKLVETISKIVFANIMLIQNSNQYSGNDSKYSTTSNFLLGNWQKAGTTRTIEVMAHEYFKGYKLHPTENGFEVYIDTIKISDAEATDVAKSILNNNLVDLMPIKWKTGHIISTSGLFTSNFFVGWDFHEQKLGKNYHKILREYKPYNKIWASFISNISFKDSFNNEFNYDYIDWLTFHKYDSLKHSYGKKGGYLEGGIEYLNWTSFYNDERIDQFKNYKPVEE